A single window of Methanosphaera sp. DNA harbors:
- a CDS encoding tRNA(Ile)(2)-agmatinylcytidine synthase gives MCTTYLTCIIINELKKHNIQPVGYPRLIRLNPFARYKTRGNGALSFKVELDDREDVNLIEKIVLDNVEKYAMFDGENTNPGVIFYEGEITDEMREYAKNAIYQIYTIDYAQQFADKIGARSHRFKKGRGIIGAIAAISLELTDETFELLAYRMPENIGTKRKLDEASIFEMNEITYPDTFENIDTDQNYAAIEPHTPCPVLYGIRGNTPDAVLKAHSIVKSGEEIADYCIFSTNQHTDMHIQEGVAIGDMQNTGCYKFDCVVSEDPHDIEGGHVFFKVEDGSGSIECAAFEPTKSFRDIVRKLKVGDELTIYGGVNDNHTLNIEKFKLNKKATIYSYENPVCECGKRMKSAGKDKGFKCPKCKNRIRSSEKVKIEIPRSDVEVGFYEVPTEARRHLSKPIIRIETGADKIYMKNHQKM, from the coding sequence ATGTGTACAACATATCTAACATGTATCATAATAAATGAACTAAAAAAACATAACATACAACCAGTAGGTTATCCAAGACTTATAAGACTCAACCCATTTGCAAGATATAAAACACGGGGAAATGGAGCATTATCATTTAAAGTAGAACTTGATGATAGAGAAGATGTAAATTTAATTGAAAAAATAGTACTTGATAATGTTGAAAAATATGCAATGTTTGATGGAGAAAATACAAATCCTGGAGTAATCTTCTATGAAGGTGAAATAACAGATGAAATGAGAGAATATGCAAAAAATGCAATATATCAGATATATACAATAGACTATGCACAGCAATTTGCAGATAAAATTGGTGCAAGATCACATAGATTTAAAAAAGGTCGTGGAATAATAGGTGCAATTGCTGCAATTTCACTTGAACTTACAGATGAAACATTTGAACTTCTTGCATATAGAATGCCTGAAAATATTGGAACAAAAAGAAAACTAGATGAAGCATCCATATTTGAGATGAATGAAATAACATATCCTGATACATTTGAAAATATTGATACAGACCAAAACTATGCAGCAATAGAACCACACACACCATGTCCAGTACTATATGGTATACGTGGAAATACGCCAGATGCAGTACTTAAAGCACATTCTATTGTAAAATCAGGTGAGGAAATTGCAGATTATTGTATATTTTCAACAAATCAACATACAGATATGCACATACAAGAGGGTGTAGCAATTGGTGATATGCAAAATACTGGATGTTATAAATTTGATTGTGTTGTATCTGAAGATCCACATGATATTGAAGGTGGACATGTATTTTTCAAAGTAGAAGATGGTAGTGGTTCTATTGAATGTGCAGCATTTGAGCCTACAAAATCATTTAGAGATATTGTTCGTAAATTAAAAGTTGGTGATGAACTTACAATATATGGTGGAGTTAATGATAATCATACACTTAACATTGAAAAATTTAAATTAAATAAAAAAGCTACAATATATTCATATGAAAATCCAGTATGTGAATGTGGAAAACGTATGAAATCAGCAGGAAAAGATAAAGGATTTAAATGTCCAAAGTGTAAAAATAGGATAAGATCATCTGAGAAAGTAAAAATTGAAATTCCACGTAGTGATGTAGAAGTTGGATTTTATGAAGTGCCAACTGAGGCAAGACGTCATCTTTCAAAGCCGATAATTAGAATTGAAACTGGTGCTGATAAAATATATATGAAAAATCATCAAAAAATGTAG
- a CDS encoding transcriptional regulator: protein MLNDINVLLTLNDFKTSNIYDRSCFDILARKDDVLIILKIFRNIDSLTQQQAEELSKVAGTFLANPIIIGLKSKHNFLEEDVVYERYELPVISPQTLCNIIVNEIHPEILSKRGGYYVKVDGNLLREVREKNNLSLKELADLSHVSRETIYKYEQGNSQTYPETIMMLEEILQTNLAVGINLLSTADQFNKTLDEVIKEPQELINLGYDVKSSSKTPFDAISERKLENEKLNKLKKKLEDTIDEVEKIKKEINKKTVRNNILITNMERQRNEKKLNEIAEQTKDIAQITQNEALFVLEDSKDTKVVKNIPSIYTWELENMDSFEDLKKLLKERKQEVEEL, encoded by the coding sequence ATGTTAAATGATATCAATGTCTTACTTACATTGAATGATTTTAAAACATCTAATATCTATGATAGAAGTTGTTTTGATATTCTTGCACGTAAGGATGATGTTCTCATAATTCTTAAGATCTTCCGTAACATTGATAGTTTAACACAACAACAAGCTGAAGAATTATCAAAAGTAGCAGGTACATTTCTTGCAAATCCTATTATTATAGGTCTTAAATCAAAACATAACTTCCTTGAAGAGGATGTTGTATATGAACGTTATGAACTTCCTGTAATTTCACCACAAACACTATGTAATATTATTGTTAATGAAATTCATCCTGAAATTCTTTCAAAACGTGGTGGATATTATGTTAAAGTTGATGGTAATCTTCTACGTGAGGTTCGTGAAAAAAATAACTTATCACTTAAGGAACTTGCAGATTTAAGTCATGTATCTCGTGAAACTATTTATAAATATGAACAGGGAAATAGTCAAACATATCCTGAGACAATTATGATGCTTGAGGAAATTCTTCAAACAAATCTTGCTGTTGGTATTAATCTTCTATCAACTGCTGATCAATTTAACAAGACTCTTGATGAAGTTATAAAAGAACCACAAGAATTAATTAACCTTGGATATGATGTTAAATCCTCATCAAAAACTCCATTTGATGCTATATCTGAACGTAAGCTTGAAAATGAGAAGTTAAATAAATTAAAAAAGAAGCTTGAAGATACAATTGATGAGGTTGAAAAGATTAAAAAAGAAATTAATAAGAAGACTGTTCGTAACAATATCCTAATTACTAATATGGAACGTCAAAGAAATGAAAAGAAACTCAATGAAATAGCTGAACAAACAAAGGATATTGCACAAATTACACAAAATGAAGCACTCTTTGTTCTTGAAGATAGCAAAGACACAAAAGTTGTTAAAAATATACCCTCTATATATACATGGGAACTAGAAAATATGGATAGTTTTGAAGATTTAAAAAAATTATTAAAAGAAAGAAAACAAGAAGTTGAAGAGTTATGA
- the serA gene encoding phosphoglycerate dehydrogenase, with product MQKVLVADKINEKGIEVLDGVAEVVNNPEITPEELLETIDQYTGIIVRSRTKVTKEVIDKAENLKIIARAGVGVDNIDVNAATDKGILVVNAPQSTSITVAEHAMGLILSLSRKIAIADASVKAGKWEKSRFMGMELRNKTLGVIGMGRIGSQVVKRAKAFEMDVIVYDPYITEDTAKELGVRITTLDDLVENADVMTIHVPLTPETKGLISKDELTRMKDHAIVINCARGGIINEEDLYEVLKERPELKAGLDVYENEPLEDSPLATLDNVVLTPHIAASTKEAQRDAAIIVAKEVKEVINGNNPSNVLNVPIVDSETLQQIKPYFSLTQKLGQILVQTASPNIKEVKIIYSGEITGRAKEPLTRELLKEFLNPILTEPVNSINAKSVANQRGITITEGETDKNGKYDATIKVDVITENGDEFTIEGTVENGDVKVISVDDYDINLVVENLMAIIKYVDLPGTIGKIGKILGDYEINIGEMKVGRKTAGGEAVMVIKVDQEIPEEVATKLEETKDIESVKTLNL from the coding sequence ATGCAGAAAGTTTTAGTTGCAGATAAGATAAATGAAAAAGGAATAGAAGTACTTGATGGTGTAGCTGAAGTTGTAAACAACCCAGAAATCACACCTGAAGAATTACTAGAAACAATTGATCAATACACAGGAATCATTGTAAGAAGTAGAACAAAAGTAACAAAAGAAGTTATTGACAAAGCAGAAAACTTAAAAATTATTGCAAGAGCAGGAGTTGGAGTAGACAACATCGATGTAAATGCTGCAACAGACAAAGGAATTCTTGTAGTAAATGCACCACAATCCACATCAATTACAGTAGCAGAACATGCAATGGGATTAATCCTATCATTAAGCCGTAAAATTGCAATTGCTGATGCATCAGTAAAAGCAGGTAAATGGGAAAAAAGCAGATTCATGGGAATGGAACTTAGAAACAAAACCCTAGGTGTAATAGGTATGGGAAGAATCGGAAGTCAAGTTGTAAAAAGAGCAAAAGCTTTCGAAATGGATGTAATTGTATACGACCCATACATAACAGAAGACACAGCAAAAGAATTAGGTGTAAGAATTACAACACTTGATGATCTAGTAGAAAATGCTGATGTAATGACAATCCACGTACCACTCACACCAGAAACCAAAGGATTAATATCCAAAGATGAACTTACACGTATGAAAGATCATGCAATAGTAATCAACTGTGCAAGAGGAGGAATCATAAACGAAGAAGACCTCTACGAAGTACTTAAAGAAAGACCAGAACTCAAAGCAGGTCTTGATGTATATGAAAATGAACCACTCGAAGACAGTCCACTTGCAACACTAGATAACGTAGTACTTACACCACACATTGCAGCATCAACAAAAGAAGCACAAAGAGATGCAGCTATCATTGTAGCTAAAGAAGTTAAGGAAGTGATTAATGGTAACAACCCCAGTAACGTACTGAATGTACCCATCGTAGATTCAGAAACCTTACAACAAATCAAACCATACTTCAGCTTAACACAAAAACTTGGACAAATTCTTGTACAAACAGCATCACCAAACATAAAAGAAGTAAAAATCATCTACAGTGGTGAAATTACAGGAAGAGCAAAAGAACCACTTACACGTGAATTATTAAAAGAATTCCTAAACCCAATTCTTACAGAACCAGTTAACTCAATAAATGCAAAATCTGTAGCAAACCAGAGAGGAATCACCATCACAGAAGGTGAAACTGACAAAAACGGTAAATACGATGCTACAATAAAAGTAGATGTAATCACAGAAAATGGTGACGAATTTACAATAGAAGGAACAGTAGAAAACGGTGATGTAAAAGTTATATCAGTAGATGACTACGACATAAACCTTGTAGTAGAAAATCTTATGGCAATCATCAAATATGTAGATCTACCAGGCACAATTGGTAAAATTGGTAAAATCTTAGGAGACTATGAAATTAACATTGGCGAAATGAAAGTTGGTAGAAAAACTGCTGGTGGAGAAGCTGTAATGGTTATTAAAGTTGACCAAGAAATACCAGAAGAAGTTGCAACAAAACTTGAAGAAACAAAAGATATTGAAAGTGTAAAAACACTCAACTTATAA
- a CDS encoding Mov34/MPN/PAD-1 family protein — MDFNKTLAKLLGNDKKFNEVQIDQRVIDEIIDIARQADPEEYVALLSGKVEKKILKIKGLIFLPFQASSTSAVMQVFMLPLSTDAVGSVHSHPGPSNMPSDADLQFFGKNGYFHMIIAQPYNEYTIGSYDPSGNPVPYRVVDMGEDVEIRKLEDFEFEDYFDEEFIEEMKKDEQQLLDDEQEDEVTSNSQMSDIDKVIEDLQMANKKVSDEISSINQNFIDSSENSINELEYSNSNTNNINNENIIDNNITMDVNNMQQQQHVVELELEVNGELITKKVPLPPEYEPGDDLEVSIRTDKTPGDEIDEITINVMKPGQQPIESTTDASGIIDVDAQKPVDEVDAKPKTSKELEDEIKKMEEDIKRLKAENEQLRNE; from the coding sequence ATGGACTTTAATAAAACACTAGCAAAACTACTAGGCAATGATAAGAAATTCAATGAAGTACAAATAGATCAAAGAGTAATAGATGAAATAATAGATATTGCAAGACAGGCAGATCCAGAGGAATATGTAGCACTACTTTCAGGAAAAGTAGAAAAGAAGATTCTTAAAATTAAAGGACTTATATTTCTACCATTTCAGGCATCATCAACAAGTGCTGTGATGCAAGTATTTATGCTACCACTTTCAACTGATGCAGTGGGATCTGTACATAGTCATCCAGGACCAAGTAATATGCCATCTGATGCTGATCTTCAATTTTTTGGAAAAAATGGGTATTTCCATATGATTATAGCACAGCCATATAATGAATATACAATAGGCTCATATGATCCATCAGGAAATCCTGTACCATATAGAGTAGTGGATATGGGTGAAGATGTTGAAATTAGAAAACTTGAAGATTTTGAATTTGAAGACTACTTTGATGAGGAATTTATTGAGGAAATGAAAAAAGATGAACAACAACTACTAGATGATGAACAAGAAGATGAAGTTACATCTAATAGTCAAATGAGTGATATTGATAAAGTAATTGAAGATCTTCAAATGGCAAATAAGAAAGTATCTGATGAAATAAGTAGTATAAATCAAAACTTTATAGATTCAAGTGAAAATAGTATAAATGAGTTAGAATATAGTAATAGTAACACTAACAATATAAACAATGAAAATATTATAGATAACAATATTACAATGGATGTGAATAATATGCAACAACAACAGCACGTAGTAGAATTAGAACTAGAAGTTAACGGAGAATTAATAACAAAAAAAGTACCACTACCACCAGAATATGAACCAGGAGATGATCTTGAAGTATCAATACGTACAGATAAAACACCTGGTGATGAAATTGATGAAATAACAATTAATGTTATGAAACCAGGACAACAGCCAATAGAATCTACAACAGATGCTAGTGGTATTATAGATGTAGATGCACAAAAACCAGTTGATGAAGTAGATGCAAAACCTAAAACTTCCAAAGAATTAGAAGATGAAATTAAGAAGATGGAAGAGGACATTAAAAGACTTAAAGCTGAAAATGAGCAATTGCGTAATGAATAG
- a CDS encoding tRNA(His) guanylyltransferase Thg1 family protein: MLFIFKDYEQFSSLKTVHNMPVILRADGRYFSKYTKQLKLEKPFDVRLRDLFIDVSCDLMAEFNPRYIYTFSDEINILLEDVPFNGRIEKLDSVFASFISSSFMKHLMQSSDKFDVDIDSLKIPSFDCRIIMAYNNIREYFKARQNEAWRNCLNSYAQAILNMNHSSKHTAEILYKLNKSEINDLIYDNGINISHVPTWHKRGIAVYKIQKESVGINPKTGQKNISMKNIVYTDTEVEKL, encoded by the coding sequence ATGTTATTTATTTTTAAAGATTATGAACAATTCTCATCACTTAAAACAGTCCATAATATGCCTGTAATTCTACGTGCTGATGGACGCTATTTTTCAAAGTATACAAAACAATTAAAACTAGAAAAACCATTTGATGTGCGGCTTCGTGATTTATTTATTGATGTTTCATGTGATTTAATGGCAGAGTTTAATCCACGATATATCTATACATTTTCTGATGAAATAAACATACTACTTGAAGATGTACCATTTAATGGACGTATTGAAAAGCTAGATTCTGTATTTGCATCGTTTATTTCATCATCATTTATGAAACATTTAATGCAATCTTCTGATAAATTTGATGTAGATATAGATTCCCTTAAAATACCATCATTTGATTGTCGTATCATAATGGCATATAATAATATAAGGGAGTATTTTAAAGCAAGACAAAATGAGGCATGGCGTAACTGTCTTAATAGTTATGCACAGGCAATACTAAATATGAATCATTCAAGTAAACATACAGCAGAAATTCTATATAAATTAAATAAGAGTGAAATTAATGATCTAATATATGATAATGGAATTAACATATCACATGTTCCAACATGGCATAAGCGTGGCATAGCAGTTTATAAGATTCAAAAAGAAAGTGTTGGCATTAATCCTAAAACTGGACAAAAGAATATATCAATGAAAAATATAGTATATACAGACACAGAAGTTGAAAAATTATAA
- a CDS encoding aspartate dehydrogenase produces the protein MNIGIIGCGSIAKKLVEFQLEDKLEVNIAYFYDIDHESAVSLAKKADAIATEDINDLIENCDLIMEAASQGAVRALMPNIIDHGCDVIIMSVGALMDEEFRSQLEQKAENSGSKIHLPTGAITGIDTVKAATLGEITSISLTTRKPPKSLSVEVEGMDEVVLFDGKASDAVNEFPKNINVSSTLSLASGINVDVKIIADPKIENNTHEIHLKGTFGELTTITSNVSSPENPKTSMLAAFSAASLLNKLSKTIQVGS, from the coding sequence ATGAATATAGGTATTATAGGTTGTGGATCTATTGCCAAAAAATTAGTTGAATTCCAACTAGAAGATAAACTTGAAGTAAATATAGCATACTTTTATGATATAGATCATGAAAGTGCAGTATCACTTGCAAAAAAGGCAGATGCAATAGCAACAGAAGATATTAATGATTTAATTGAAAACTGTGATCTTATAATGGAAGCAGCATCTCAGGGAGCTGTACGGGCTTTAATGCCAAACATTATAGATCATGGCTGTGATGTAATAATAATGAGTGTTGGAGCACTAATGGATGAGGAATTCAGATCACAACTTGAGCAAAAAGCAGAAAATAGTGGTTCAAAAATTCATCTACCAACAGGTGCAATTACAGGAATTGACACAGTAAAAGCTGCAACACTTGGTGAAATAACATCAATTTCACTTACAACACGTAAACCTCCAAAATCATTATCTGTTGAAGTTGAAGGTATGGATGAAGTTGTATTATTTGATGGTAAAGCATCAGATGCTGTTAATGAATTTCCAAAAAATATTAATGTTTCTTCAACTTTAAGTTTAGCATCAGGAATAAATGTTGATGTTAAAATAATTGCAGATCCAAAGATTGAAAATAATACTCATGAAATTCATCTTAAAGGAACATTTGGAGAACTTACAACAATCACATCTAATGTAAGTAGTCCTGAAAATCCAAAAACAAGTATGCTTGCAGCATTTTCAGCAGCAAGTCTTCTTAATAAGTTATCAAAAACTATTCAAGTTGGATCATAG
- a CDS encoding PRC-barrel domain-containing protein: MVHLTRFYNKKIYNTEGKYVGKVQEVVLNIKKGRISFFKTKAISEDNKNVGLRDVLRNSMRLIPDGDEEEEQTAAVTEEIVDIPYEIVSAVGDIIIIEQAKLNQYQAAYQKANPMPQKQAKKPLQKPN; the protein is encoded by the coding sequence ATGGTACACTTAACTAGATTTTATAATAAAAAAATTTACAACACAGAAGGAAAATATGTAGGAAAAGTACAAGAAGTAGTACTTAACATTAAAAAAGGAAGAATTTCATTTTTCAAAACAAAAGCAATATCAGAAGATAACAAAAATGTTGGATTACGTGATGTGCTAAGAAATTCAATGAGACTTATACCAGATGGTGATGAAGAAGAAGAACAAACAGCAGCAGTAACAGAAGAAATTGTAGATATTCCATATGAAATTGTTTCAGCTGTAGGTGACATTATCATCATAGAACAAGCAAAACTAAACCAGTACCAGGCAGCATATCAAAAAGCAAATCCAATGCCACAAAAACAGGCAAAAAAACCATTACAAAAACCTAACTAG
- a CDS encoding tRNA-binding protein, with translation MWDTSKDYRLKVAEKSIEDFIRVVEGANLRGSWNKKQVRLIAKNMNPDIQTLYYSYVSPEELAKTPQMDKLLASIDDIIENLGGKDYARKFTSELNREEREKIDLPLSKMKFFFNTIRGLPERLALGEVDDPVMGVDIKVGELVSVSKHPKTDTLMVCNVNIGSRALTVITNDLTVRDNDHIAVALLPPTAFMGIVSEGMFLGAGEGILKDVEGELGTLPQHIDVAALNETRNMVDAYLKD, from the coding sequence ATGTGGGATACAAGTAAAGATTACAGATTAAAAGTTGCAGAAAAATCAATTGAAGATTTTATAAGAGTTGTTGAAGGAGCAAACCTTAGAGGTTCATGGAATAAAAAACAGGTAAGACTTATTGCAAAAAATATGAATCCTGATATACAAACATTGTATTATTCATATGTCTCACCAGAGGAACTTGCAAAAACACCACAGATGGATAAGTTACTTGCAAGTATTGATGATATTATTGAAAATCTTGGTGGAAAAGATTATGCAAGAAAATTTACCTCAGAACTTAATCGTGAAGAACGTGAAAAGATTGATCTTCCACTTTCTAAGATGAAATTCTTCTTTAATACAATACGTGGACTTCCTGAAAGACTTGCTCTTGGTGAAGTTGATGATCCTGTAATGGGTGTTGATATTAAAGTTGGTGAACTTGTAAGTGTAAGTAAACATCCAAAAACAGACACTCTTATGGTATGTAATGTAAACATTGGAAGTCGTGCTCTTACTGTTATTACAAACGATTTAACAGTACGTGATAATGATCATATTGCTGTTGCTCTTCTTCCACCTACAGCTTTCATGGGTATTGTTAGTGAAGGAATGTTCCTTGGTGCAGGAGAAGGTATTCTTAAAGATGTTGAAGGTGAACTTGGAACTCTTCCACAACATATTGATGTTGCAGCATTAAATGAAACACGTAACATGGTAGATGCATACCTTAAAGACTAA
- a CDS encoding class III signal peptide-containing protein gives MNIINDIKAQSTVELILLISAIVIVVMIMMNMYQNYIIDLGSEFSTDLDSLNEKFMQLDNHIKNL, from the coding sequence ATGAACATAATAAATGACATAAAAGCACAAAGCACTGTTGAATTAATACTACTAATATCTGCAATTGTCATAGTTGTAATGATAATGATGAATATGTATCAAAACTACATAATAGATCTTGGTAGTGAATTTAGCACAGATCTAGATTCATTAAATGAAAAATTTATGCAACTAGATAATCATATAAAAAATCTTTAA
- a CDS encoding type II secretion system F family protein: MKALFSDEKLSQLQRQLILANFNLKIEEFFIIITTLTMTTTTIVAIIVEILKMTHIITLIVLISIPTVTINYIIYKNEKIKDQIEEDLPLYLRSISSLLKVGVGLEGALYELTENMTGPLNNEIKIALTEIQFGKTFNDALKSITKRNKSENLKNTIEIIIHTRNAGANLAEILEMIADDLTQTLQLKKEKKAAVMMSVMFLLIASTVAIPFSFSMMQLYSLFLAQLGKTNPLINSIPIASIGYIIIHSIIVSFLIADVMYSNYKKSIKFIFLILPTAVAIYYISQLLISNMLLGGI; encoded by the coding sequence TTGAAGGCACTATTTTCTGATGAAAAACTATCACAACTACAAAGACAACTAATTTTAGCAAACTTCAACCTGAAAATTGAAGAATTCTTCATAATAATAACAACACTAACCATGACTACAACAACAATAGTGGCAATAATTGTTGAAATACTTAAAATGACACACATCATAACACTAATTGTACTAATTTCTATACCAACAGTTACAATAAACTATATAATCTATAAAAATGAGAAAATAAAAGATCAAATAGAAGAAGACTTACCCTTATATCTTCGAAGTATATCATCACTACTAAAGGTAGGAGTAGGACTTGAAGGAGCATTATATGAACTAACAGAAAATATGACAGGACCACTAAATAATGAAATAAAAATAGCACTAACAGAAATACAATTTGGAAAAACATTCAATGATGCATTAAAATCAATAACAAAACGTAATAAATCAGAAAACCTGAAAAATACAATAGAAATAATAATACATACAAGAAATGCAGGAGCAAACCTGGCTGAAATTCTTGAAATGATAGCAGATGACTTAACACAAACACTACAACTAAAAAAGGAGAAAAAGGCAGCTGTAATGATGTCTGTAATGTTTCTATTAATTGCATCAACAGTAGCAATACCATTTTCATTTTCAATGATGCAACTATACAGCCTATTTCTAGCACAACTTGGAAAAACAAATCCACTCATAAATTCAATACCCATAGCATCAATAGGATATATAATAATACATTCAATAATTGTAAGCTTTCTAATTGCAGATGTAATGTATTCAAACTATAAAAAAAGTATAAAATTCATCTTTCTAATACTGCCAACTGCAGTAGCAATCTACTATATTTCACAACTATTAATATCAAACATGCTATTAGGGGGAATATAA
- a CDS encoding aminopeptidase P family protein produces the protein MNKNNEEIITNLKSSGFDSMFIYDPYNIKYISGFYPTSFAYLVIGDEPVLYVNSIDKPEAEKQSQIKTEDIRKLSEIKDMLSGSIAVESTLDFNFLKYLTGDISSLKSSDAIVKQRMIKTNSEIENIRKSIDIASKSIKEIDFTSTEKYAAATLEFNMSINGSNYPAFDTIVASGENSASAHATPTLKRVETPIVVDFGARYDHYCCDITRTFIDSERQQEIFDIVAEAQKAAIDTVDVGVKCSDVDMAARNVIDEYGYGEYFIHSTGHSFGLDIHEEPNISYNNDNILKENMIITVEPGIYIPGEFGVRIEDDVLVSKNSEVLTSKLEKQLDFTL, from the coding sequence ATGAATAAAAATAATGAAGAAATAATAACCAACCTAAAAAGTAGTGGATTTGATTCAATGTTTATCTATGATCCATACAATATAAAATACATATCAGGATTTTATCCAACAAGCTTTGCATACCTAGTAATAGGTGATGAACCAGTATTATATGTAAATAGTATAGATAAACCAGAAGCAGAAAAACAATCACAGATAAAAACAGAAGACATCAGAAAATTATCAGAAATAAAAGACATGCTCTCTGGCAGTATTGCTGTTGAATCAACACTTGACTTTAATTTTCTTAAATACTTAACTGGTGATATTTCATCACTAAAATCATCAGATGCAATAGTAAAACAGAGAATGATAAAAACAAATTCTGAAATTGAAAATATTAGAAAATCAATAGACATAGCATCTAAATCAATAAAAGAAATTGACTTTACATCAACAGAAAAATATGCAGCAGCAACACTTGAATTTAATATGTCAATTAATGGGTCAAACTATCCAGCATTTGATACAATTGTAGCATCAGGTGAAAATTCAGCATCAGCACATGCAACACCAACACTAAAAAGAGTTGAAACACCAATTGTAGTTGATTTTGGTGCAAGATATGATCATTACTGTTGTGATATAACACGTACATTTATAGACTCTGAACGTCAACAGGAAATATTTGACATAGTAGCAGAAGCACAGAAAGCTGCAATTGATACAGTAGATGTGGGAGTTAAATGCTCAGATGTTGACATGGCAGCACGTAATGTGATAGATGAGTATGGATATGGTGAATACTTCATACATTCAACAGGACACAGCTTTGGTCTTGACATACATGAAGAGCCAAATATATCATATAATAATGATAATATACTAAAAGAGAACATGATTATAACAGTAGAGCCAGGTATCTATATACCAGGAGAATTTGGTGTAAGAATAGAAGATGATGTACTTGTATCTAAAAACAGTGAAGTTTTAACATCAAAACTTGAAAAACAGCTTGACTTCACATTATAA
- a CDS encoding site-2 protease family protein: MVSFSKVEIKDLSIAIVVITLLFAYLFSAGGSVGGLIILIPLSFITVGISFILHELAHKFTAQKYGFFAEFRKWNMGLVIAVISSLFGFVFLAPGAVYITSYMREITDKENGIISLAGPVVNIILAGIFYVISVAINPIAQTSIWLMYLALICSIGFNVNSFLAFFNLLPIPPFDGSKVFKWNKIIWIIAIGVSVILMLNRFI; this comes from the coding sequence ATGGTTAGTTTTTCAAAAGTTGAAATTAAAGATCTTAGTATTGCAATTGTTGTTATAACACTGCTTTTTGCATACCTATTTTCAGCTGGAGGCTCAGTTGGTGGATTAATAATTCTTATACCTTTATCATTTATTACAGTTGGTATTAGTTTTATTTTACATGAACTTGCACATAAATTTACAGCACAAAAGTATGGATTTTTTGCAGAATTTAGAAAATGGAATATGGGACTTGTAATTGCTGTTATTTCATCACTTTTTGGATTTGTATTTCTTGCACCAGGTGCTGTTTATATAACATCATATATGCGTGAAATTACAGATAAAGAAAATGGTATAATATCACTTGCAGGACCTGTTGTTAACATAATTCTTGCCGGAATATTTTATGTAATATCTGTTGCTATTAATCCTATAGCTCAAACATCTATATGGCTTATGTATCTAGCACTTATTTGTTCAATAGGATTTAATGTTAATAGTTTCCTTGCATTTTTCAATCTTCTTCCAATACCACCATTTGATGGATCAAAAGTTTTCAAATGGAATAAAATCATATGGATTATTGCAATAGGAGTATCAGTAATATTAATGCTAAATCGATTTATATAA